One window from the genome of Salvia miltiorrhiza cultivar Shanhuang (shh) chromosome 7, IMPLAD_Smil_shh, whole genome shotgun sequence encodes:
- the LOC130995821 gene encoding extracellular ribonuclease LE-like, whose translation MEKLILIKLLLLQYLFVLSIAQDFDFFYFVQQWPGSYCDTKQSCCYPTTGKPAADFGIHGLWPNYKDGTYPSNCDPNNSYDQSKISDLISRMQQDWATLACPSNSGSTFWSHEWDKHGTCSESILDQHGYFKAALNLKSKFDLLQILQSGGINPDGGSYSLSSIKSRISNAIGYSPWIECNSDADGNKQLYQIYLCVDTSASNLIECPVFPNGQCASTIQFPSF comes from the exons ATGGAGAAACTGATTCTTATTAAGCTCTTGCTCTTACAATATCTTTTTGTGTTGTCCATCGCTCAagattttgatttcttttaTTTCGTTCAACAG TGGCCCGGATCGTACTGTGATACGAAACAAAGTTGTTGCTATCCGACGACGGGAAAGCCTGCAGCAGATTTCGGCATCCATGGACTCTGGCCCAATTATAAAGACGGCACTTACCCTTCAAATTGCGATCCCAACAATTCATATGATCAGTCTAAG ATATCAGACTTAATTAGCCGAATGCAACAAGATTGGGCTACTTTGGCTTGTCCGAGCAACAGCGGCTCCACATTCTGGTCACACGAATGGGACAAACACGGCACGTGCTCCGAATCTATTTTGGACCAGCACGGCTACTTCAAAGCGGCTCTCAACCTTAAATCCAAATTCGATCTCCTCCAAATTCTACAAAGTGGAG GGATAAATCCGGATGGGGGTTCTTACAGCTTGAGCAGCATAAAAAGTAGAATAAGTAATGCGATAGGTTACAGTCCATGGATCGAGTGTAATTCCGATGCAGATGGCAACAAACAGCTGTACCAGATTTACCTGTGTGTCGACACCTCAGCCTCTAATTTAATTGAATGCCCTGTTTTTCCAAATGGGCAATGTGCATCTACCATTCAGTTTCCATCGTTTTGA
- the LOC130995820 gene encoding intracellular ribonuclease LX-like: MKGKASILVILFVLHCQSFLCSSQDFDFFYFVQQWPASYCDTRRSCCYPTTGKPNEDFSIHGLWPNYNDGKWPQNCDTSSSLDISQISDLVKRMEKDWPTLACPSGDGVKFWGHEWEKHGTCTSLHQHAYFQSALELKNKANLLQLLKHAGIYPGKFFSMESIKRAIKEGVGYEAYIECNVDTQGNHQVYQVYMCVDKSASKFINCPILPHGRGCGSRVEFPSFSHHSNSKHEL; encoded by the exons ATGAAAGGAAAGGCTTCGATATTGGTGATCCTATTCGTTTTGCATTGTCAATCATTTTTGTGTTCTTCTCAAGATTTCGATTTCTTCTACTTTGTTCAGCAG TGGCCTGCTTCGTATTGTGACACGAGGAGAAGCTGCTGCTATCCCACTACCGGAAAACCCAATGAAGATTTCAGCATTCATGGGCTATGGCCGAATTACAACGACGGTAAATGGCCACAAAACTGTGACACCTCAAGCTCCTTAGACATATCTCAG ATCTCAGATCTGGTGAAGAGAATGGAGAAAGATTGGCCAACCCTAGCCTGCCCATCTGGCGATGGGGTGAAATTTTGGGGACATGAATGGGAGAAACATGGAACTTGCACATCACTCCATCAGCACGCTTATTTTCAATCTGCGCTTGAGCTCAAGAACAAAGCCAACTTGCTTCAACTCCTTAAACACGCag GGATTTATCCTGGGAAATTTTTTAGTATGGAAAGCATAAAAAGGGCAATTAAAGAAGGGGTGGGGTATGAGGCGTACATAGAGTGCAACGTTGATACACAGGGGAATCACCAAGTCTACCAAGTGTATATGTGTGTGGATAAATCTGCTTCAAAATTCATCAACTGCCCTATTCTGCCACATGGAAGAGGATGTGGGTCCCGTGTCGAGTTCCCTTCTTTCTCCCACCATTCCAACTCCAAACACGAACTCTGA